From the genome of Pukyongia salina, one region includes:
- a CDS encoding OmpP1/FadL family transporter: MKRKFFLLIAGFVMTFSSAQNITDGLRYGVDRTTGSARYTAMSGAFGALGGDLSAIGINPASSAVFITNDLSFSLGVLDRENNATYFGSEARGIDTDVAINQAGGVFVYDNVNENSNWKKFTVGINYNNTLNHDDDVFIQGNGNRSIASYFLTLAQGIPLELLQLQGGESISSLYSFLGETEGTAAQNAFLGFQGYIIDPVDAGNPNNTQYVSNIAPGRFNQEYYATSTGFNGKYTINFGAQYTEQFYFGVNLNFHAIDYVESNFLFETNSNPGSIVNQVEFENNLSVLGGGFSAQLGGIFKVSDEVRLGLTYDTPTWFEISEETTQYLRTRRTEDGQSITAVVNPNVLNVFADYELRTPGRYAASAAYVFGKQGLISLDYSYKDYSQTKFSSDFSGEFSALNNSISSNLQGSSSVKLGGEYRINALSLRAGMQYEQSPYKNDMIVGDLTGFSLGLGYDFGEYNFDIAYARAQQDRSRQLYDVGLTSVSNIDTTFNNIVFTLGISL; this comes from the coding sequence ATGAAAAGAAAATTTTTCTTACTCATAGCAGGTTTTGTTATGACCTTTTCGAGTGCTCAGAATATCACCGACGGCTTGCGTTATGGTGTGGATCGCACTACCGGATCGGCTCGTTATACCGCGATGAGTGGGGCATTTGGTGCCCTGGGTGGAGATTTATCTGCCATAGGTATTAACCCGGCAAGTAGCGCAGTTTTTATCACCAATGATCTTTCATTCTCTCTAGGTGTATTAGACAGGGAGAACAATGCAACTTATTTTGGTAGTGAAGCCAGAGGAATCGACACAGACGTGGCTATTAACCAGGCCGGAGGCGTTTTTGTTTATGACAATGTGAACGAGAACTCCAATTGGAAGAAATTTACCGTTGGGATAAATTATAACAATACTCTAAATCACGATGATGATGTTTTTATACAGGGAAATGGTAATAGGTCCATAGCTTCTTATTTCCTAACCCTGGCACAGGGTATTCCATTGGAATTATTACAGCTTCAAGGCGGTGAATCCATTTCAAGTCTTTATTCTTTTCTAGGTGAAACAGAAGGTACTGCTGCTCAAAACGCATTTTTAGGCTTCCAGGGTTACATTATTGATCCCGTTGATGCAGGGAATCCAAATAACACTCAGTACGTATCGAATATAGCACCGGGACGATTTAATCAAGAATACTACGCAACCTCTACGGGATTCAATGGGAAATACACGATAAATTTTGGTGCGCAGTATACCGAGCAATTCTACTTCGGGGTAAATCTTAATTTTCATGCTATCGATTATGTGGAAAGTAATTTTCTTTTCGAGACGAATTCCAATCCGGGAAGTATAGTGAATCAGGTTGAATTTGAAAACAACTTATCTGTTCTTGGCGGAGGATTTTCTGCTCAATTAGGTGGTATTTTTAAGGTTTCTGATGAGGTTAGACTTGGACTGACCTATGATACTCCTACCTGGTTTGAGATATCTGAAGAAACTACTCAATACCTCCGTACGCGCCGAACCGAAGACGGCCAAAGTATCACAGCCGTAGTTAATCCAAATGTATTGAATGTCTTTGCAGACTACGAATTGCGCACTCCCGGTCGATATGCAGCTAGTGCCGCTTATGTCTTCGGAAAACAAGGTCTTATTAGTTTAGATTATTCGTATAAAGATTATTCTCAGACAAAATTTTCGTCAGATTTTAGTGGTGAATTCAGTGCCCTGAACAATTCTATTAGTAGTAATCTACAAGGGTCTTCCAGCGTAAAATTAGGCGGCGAATATCGAATAAATGCCTTAAGTCTTCGCGCAGGGATGCAATACGAGCAGAGCCCATATAAAAATGATATGATCGTAGGTGATCTCACAGGTTTCTCCTTAGGATTAGGGTACGATTTCGGAGAGTATAACTTTGATATCGCTTATGCCCGAGCGCAGCAGGACAGAAGTAGGCAATTGTATGATGTAGGACTTACCAGTGTTTCAAACATAGATACCACATTTAATAATATAGTTTTCACTTTAGGAATTAGTCTCTGA